From Mesorhizobium sp. Pch-S:
TTTCCGAGAGGAGCCAGTCCCGAAAAGCCCGTACCTTGCGCTGACGAATGGCATCAGGAAGATAAACGACGTAGAAGCTGGAGAGAGACTTCAGCGCGCGCGCGAAAGGACGAACCAGCCTGCCGCTGGCCAGATCGGCGGCGACAAGCATGGTGCGGCCGAGCACGACCCCCTCACCCTGCACGGCGGACTCGACGGCGAAACTGGCGGAATCGAAGGTCAATCCACTGCGGGGATCAACGCCTTCCACGCGCGCACTGGCAAGCCAGGCCGCCCAGTCGATCGGATAACCATCATGGATCAGCGTGTGGTGCCTTAGATCCTCAGGTTCACGCAGTGGATACGCGCCTTCCAGCAGCTTTGGACTGCAGACGGGGAAGACCTCCTCGCCAGCCAGGAATTCCGATGTCAGTCCGGGATAGTCACCGCTGCCATAGCGTATGGCGATATCGATGCCATCGCCGCGGAAATTGGTCAGTTTCCCGGTCGTCGATACCCGGACGTCGATATCGCCGTGAGCGCGATGGAAGCGATACAGCCTCGGCACCAACCATTTGCCGGCGAAACCGTCAGACGTGCTGACATTCAGCGTCGTGTTCGAGTGGCGGCTCGTTGCGGAAGCCGTGGCTATCGCCAATTGATCGAGCACGTCGCGGACGGCGCGCGCATAAGGTTCGCCGACGGCAGTGAGACGCACGGACCTCGTGGCGCGCTCGAAGAGCTGGACGCCGAGCTGATCTTCAAGGTTCTTGACTGCCCTGCTGACGGCACCATGCGTGACATTGAGCTCTTCCGCGGCCCTGGAGAAGCTCAGGTGCCGTGCGGCGGCCTCGAAACTCGGTAAGGCGTTGAGTGGCGGAAGCTTGCGAGCCATCGACTATCTGTGAGTAAAATTCACAAATTGGTGCCAACTAATGGTTTGTCCGTCAAGCCATTGCTAGCAAAAATGACAACCAATTTGTGATCAAGGTTCATGGGATCAGCATGGCGACCATTCATCCCTTCTTATGGTTCAACGGAAATTCGGCAGAAGCACGGGACTTCTACCTGTCGGTTTTCAAGGACGCGAAGGCTCTCGGAACCCGGGAATTCACCGACGGTTTTTCCAAGGCAGGCGCAGGCGTTCCACATGCGGTCTTCGACTTCGAACTCGAAGGGCTGAAGCTGACGGCGCTCGACGCAGGATCGATGCCACCCTTCAATGAACGGCTTTCGCTCTATATCGAAACCAGGGATCAGGAAGAGACCGACTACTACTACTACCATGCGCTCATCGCCGGTGGCGGCTCCGAAAAGCCGTGCGGCTGGCTGCAGGACAAGTTCGGTGTCTACTGGCAGGTCATCCCGGAGATCGCGCTGAAACTCATGACCGACCCGGATCGCGAAAAGGCACATCGGGCAAGGCAGGCCATGTATGGCATGACCAAGCTCATCGTCGCGGACCTGGAAGCTGCCTACGCCGGTCAAGCGTGATCCTCCAACATAATCAAAGGCAAAGATTCTCATGGCATCGCTTGCGGGCAAGAAAATCGTGATCGTCGGAGGCAGCTCCGGCATCGGGCTCGGCGTGGCTGCAGCAGCTCTGCAGAATGGCGCCGATGTCACGATCGTCGGTCGTTCGAACGACAAGCTGCAGACCGCACGGCAATCACTCGGCGCAAGCAGCAATCTGCAGGGCATTGTCGCAGACATGACGAAGGAAGCGGAGGTGACCCGGCTGTTCGGGGAAGTCGGCTCTTTCGATCATCTTGTCTCGACGGCCGGGACGCCGCCGCCGAATTATCCGATCAACGATACCGACATGGATTTCGTGCGCACCTTCGTCGACAACAAGCTGGTCGGTGCGGTCATGCTTGCCAAACATGCGGCACGCACACTCAGAAGCCGAGGCTCCATGATTTTCACCTCCGGAATCAACAAGGATCGGCCACCGGTTCCCGGCGGCTCCGTCGTATCTGCCATTGCCGGTTCGTTCAGCTATTTCGCCAGGGCGCTCGCCCTGGAGCTCGCACCGACACGTGTCAACATCGTATCGCCCGGCTGGGTCGACACACCGATGTGGGACGAGCTTGTCGGAGAGGCCAAATCCGGTTTCTTCAAAGACATGGGCTCGCGACTACCGGCAGGAAAGGTCGCCAATCCGGCCGACATCGCCTCGGCTTATCTCTATCTCATGACAAGCGAGTTCATGACCGGTGAGACCATCCATATCGACGGCGGACAGAGGCTGATCTGAGAGGCTGCGCCATACCCGTGGCGAGCAGGCGAACCGTTCAGTAACCGGCAACCGTCTCAACCGTCGTGCCGTCCGAGCCCTCGGCAGGAACATCCGACAGCTTCACGAAGGAAAAGCCTTTGGCCTTGAGGGCAAGGATACCCTTGGCGACGCCCTCGCCAGCCGCATGCGTCGGCTGGTTGATGTGGGCGATCACCACATCGCCATCACGGGCAGCCGCGATGCGCCTTTCGGTGGTTGCGGCACCAAGCAGCGAGCCGCCATCCCCGTTGACGGAGTAGCCGGCGACCCGCAAACCAAGCTTGCGGATCTGCTCGATGGCACTTTTGCTGTAGCGTGCCGTTGCCCCGCGAAACCAGCGCGGTGCCGTCGCACCGGCCGCTTCGATGGCTTCAGCCCCGCCTCGAACCTCCTTG
This genomic window contains:
- a CDS encoding SDR family oxidoreductase; translated protein: MASLAGKKIVIVGGSSGIGLGVAAAALQNGADVTIVGRSNDKLQTARQSLGASSNLQGIVADMTKEAEVTRLFGEVGSFDHLVSTAGTPPPNYPINDTDMDFVRTFVDNKLVGAVMLAKHAARTLRSRGSMIFTSGINKDRPPVPGGSVVSAIAGSFSYFARALALELAPTRVNIVSPGWVDTPMWDELVGEAKSGFFKDMGSRLPAGKVANPADIASAYLYLMTSEFMTGETIHIDGGQRLI
- a CDS encoding VOC family protein translates to MATIHPFLWFNGNSAEARDFYLSVFKDAKALGTREFTDGFSKAGAGVPHAVFDFELEGLKLTALDAGSMPPFNERLSLYIETRDQEETDYYYYHALIAGGGSEKPCGWLQDKFGVYWQVIPEIALKLMTDPDREKAHRARQAMYGMTKLIVADLEAAYAGQA
- a CDS encoding transcriptional regulator GcvA produces the protein MARKLPPLNALPSFEAAARHLSFSRAAEELNVTHGAVSRAVKNLEDQLGVQLFERATRSVRLTAVGEPYARAVRDVLDQLAIATASATSRHSNTTLNVSTSDGFAGKWLVPRLYRFHRAHGDIDVRVSTTGKLTNFRGDGIDIAIRYGSGDYPGLTSEFLAGEEVFPVCSPKLLEGAYPLREPEDLRHHTLIHDGYPIDWAAWLASARVEGVDPRSGLTFDSASFAVESAVQGEGVVLGRTMLVAADLASGRLVRPFARALKSLSSFYVVYLPDAIRQRKVRAFRDWLLSEIQPVET
- a CDS encoding polysaccharide deacetylase family protein encodes the protein MRILATAALTATLLTGPALAGPSERLVEPTLRITPGGKVAPRVALTFDACMGKTDRRILSVLVENSIPATIFVTSRWLKHNKEVLAELQAHPDLFEIEDHGAMHVPAVDRPTRIFGIAAAGSPEAVDKEVRGGAEAIEAAGATAPRWFRGATARYSKSAIEQIRKLGLRVAGYSVNGDGGSLLGAATTERRIAAARDGDVVIAHINQPTHAAGEGVAKGILALKAKGFSFVKLSDVPAEGSDGTTVETVAGY